The proteins below are encoded in one region of Aspergillus nidulans FGSC A4 chromosome III:
- a CDS encoding putative Yippee zinc-binding protein Moh1 (transcript_id=CADANIAT00005899) — protein MGLSYNVYLTSAKIFGCKQCKTHLADYDDIISRNFRGQHGKAYLFNNVVNINTSDAVERSMTTGRHIVRDISCRQCKETVGWKYDKAYESSEKYKEGKFILEEELLCVVC, from the exons ATGGGTCTATCTTATAACGTTTACCTTACATCTGCCAAAATCTTCGGGTGCAAGCAATGCAAAACGCATTTGGCCGATTATGACGACATCATCAGTCGA AATTTCCGGGGTCAGCATGGCAAAGCGTACCTATTCAATAACGTTGTCAACATCAACACGTCGGATGCTGTGGAGCGTAGCATGACCACCGGAAGACACATCGTTCGCGACATCTCATGCAGGCAATGCAAAGAAACGGTAGGATGGAAGTACGACAAGGCGTACGAGAGCAGCGAGAAGTACAAAGAAGGGAAATTCATCTTGGAGGAGGAACTCCTGTGCGTGGTGTGCTAG
- a CDS encoding uncharacterized protein (transcript_id=CADANIAT00005900), whose product MSADLFAEFGYAASASQPSQAACQQAVLTQDATLVPGLDSFEDATPSQLSPRHPHELKQPSSQPSFQNQLKQLDDFGDFELPQGGNNNDVLFDATLERCSDNGSDDWGDFESAEVTVGQLAQNPTSESVKSEKAVSKPVPKAPPNHNSASRSLGTPDLLGPMESITIQNKPMASGHQGNKKPGGTINRSNVQYTKPRLPVEDEPFEDWGDFSDGPTEASQNSNLEVPESQVSGKRKNLAQPSKATASLRAQTSKQSSSTVQVRPTNIPPPSILLELFPQLFERLRQEGTKAKRNLQQKDTLNSIAESITCTLKTVARIVAGRTLRWKRDSILSQSMRIGPARSGKAGGMKLSSVNRNEDIKEQQEAVDIINMWRDRASLFNSVVQAAGRRPVQVIPNNTRVIIATASQGALKAPHACALCGLKRDERIPKVDENVEDSFGEWWTEHWGHTECRQFWEDNKGSLGQR is encoded by the coding sequence ATGTCGGCAGACTTGTTCGCAGAGTTCGGATATGCAGCATCTGCTAGCCAGCCTTCACAAGCTGCATGTCAGCAAGCAGTTTTAACTCAGGATGCAACACTGGTACCCGGCCTGGATTCATTCGAAGACGCTACACCGTCCCAACTCTCTCCTCGCCATCCGCACGAGCTCAAGCAGCCgtcatcccagccaagcTTCCAGAATCAGCTCAAGCAATTAGACGATTTCGGAGATTTTGAGCTACCACAGGGCGGGAATAATAATGATGTGCTCTTCGACGCCACCCTCGAGAGGTGTTCGGATAACGGCAGCGATGATTGGGGTGATTTTGAGTCCGCAGAAGTTACTGTTGGGCAACTCGCCCAAAATCCGACTTCCGAGTCAGTTAAGAGTGAAAAAGCTGTGAGCAAGCCGGTGCCCAAGGCTCCACCAAACCACAATTCAGCTTCACGATCGTTAGGAACACCGGATCTCTTGGGGCCCATGGAATCAATTACAATACAGAACAAGCCGATGGCTAGTGGTCATCAAGGCAATAAAAAGCCTGGGGGTACAATAAATCGCAGTAACGTACAGTACACCAAACCAAGACTGCCCGTGGAAGACGAACCCTTCGAAGACTGGGGAGATTTCTCTGATGGACCTACGGAGGCTAGTCAAAACTCCAACTTGGAGGTCCCTGAGTCCCAAGTCTCCGGCAAGAGGAAAAACTTGGCGCAGCCATCAAAAGCCACTGCAAGCCTAAGAGCGCAGACTAGCAAACAGTCGTCATCGACGGTACAAGTTCGCCCAACGAATATTCCACCTCCGTCGATTTTATTAGAGCTATTTCCTCAGCTTTTTGAGCGCCTGCGCCAAGAGGGCACCAAAGCGAAGAGAAATCTGCAACAGAAGGATACTCTAAATTCAATAGCTGAGTCTATCACTTGCACTCTAAAGACTGTTGCGAGGATTGTTGCAGGCCGGACTCTACGATGGAAAAGGGATTCAATACTGAGTCAGAGTATGCGAATCGGCCCCGCGCGTTCGGGCAAAGCAGGGGGGATGAAATTAAGCAGTGTCAATAGGAATGAAGACATCAAGGAGCAACAAGAGGCCGTGGATATCATTAACATGTGGCGGGATCGTGCTTCCTTATTCAACTCCGTCGTTCAGGCAGCAGGGAGGCGACCAGTGCAGGTTATCCCCAACAACACTCGTGTCATAATCGCTACAGCCAGTCAGGGAGCCTTAAAGGCCCCACACGCGTGTGCCCTTTGTGGACTAAAAAGGGACGAAAGGATACCGAAGGTGGACGAGAACGTGGAGGATAGCTTTGGCGAGTGGTGGACAGAACATTGGGGTCATACTGAATGCAGACAATTCTGGGAGGACAACAAGGGTTCTCTCGGGCAGCGATGA
- a CDS encoding GTPase-activating protein GYP6 (transcript_id=CADANIAT00005901): MLEGTYPLAFLLFEDLNRKQWPDKISEARSTYVALKEHFLKYIEHPNDLQSSIDPLADDEQSPWQTLRQDEQLRAEISQDVDRCLQENLFFHDPATKAKMIDILFIYSKLNPDLGYRQGMHELLAPILWVVDRDAIDPKSREQFIPTGQLENSMLQLLDSEFIEHDAFSLFCSVMQSTRVYYEHNTHRSMNGQADALPIVLRYLELADHLQALEILPQIFLTRWMRLLFGREFPFQDMLAIWDLLFAEGLRSELIDFVCVAMLLRVRWELLSSDSSSALTTLLRYPSPHPHAPLSFVHDGLYLEQNPTAERGSFIISKYSGKPPELLRMSDSAHRFRPGRRFQFRGDVRGNSGTSSPTTSSARDSPLSIEALLQDVSEGIQRRTEIWGVAKAVRGAVSEAKKNMQSMQSEQVSRLASTRNSVPSTTSYREPEATTQLKSRIEGIWERNRGLAKSLGEAVNEIRSQLADSVTLNADTAKSVEQALTKVESVQTTLETRYSDANITQNSPGVEEPTNRTKQSDNSATADGGSTSLENDKPPRASFDSSVINTPGSRSPIESDTGQRNILSPKPVNKARPLRNPARPLLANSEFAWMLGGDRQLSSFVSPASVPPEQSRHVEPRAKQGTLFGNGEVEQKPNPEPDGLAMKSLRGTKGSGNEAKLMLLDSIRFFFRPRVTMASQGIYT; this comes from the exons ATGTTGGAAGGCACATATCCTCTC GCATTTCTGCTATTTGAAGACCTTAATCGGAAGCAATGGCCGGACAAAATCTCGGAGGCGCGTAGCACTTATGTTGCACTGAAGGAACATTTTCTGAAGTACATCGAGCATCCGAATGATCTCCAGTCAAGTATCGATCCTCTTGCGGACGATGAACAG TCTCCCTGGCAAACTCTTCGACAAGATGAACAACTTAGGGCGGAGATATCCCAAGATGTCGATCGGTGCTTGCAGGAGAACCTTTTTTTTCACGATCCCGCTACTAAGGCCAAAATGATTGACATCTTGTTTATCTATTCCAAACTCAACCCTGATCTGGGTTATCGCCAAGGCATGCATGAGCTACTGGCGCCTATTTTATGGGTTGTCGATAGAGATGCGATTGATCCAAAATCCCGGGAACAGTTTATTCCTACCGGTCAACTGGAGAATTCCATGCTTCAACTCTTGGACTCCGAGTTCATCGAGCATGACGCATTCAGTTTGTTCTGCTCGGTAATGCAAAGCACCAGAGTTTACTATGAACACAATACGCATCGATCCATGAATGGACAGGCTGATGCACTTCCGATTGTTCTTCGAT ACCTAGAGCTCGCCGACCATCTACAAGCGCTCGAAATTTTGCCGCAGATCTTTTTAAC TCGATGGATGCGTCTTCTGTTTGGGCGCGAGTTTCCCTTCCAAGACATGCTTGCGATTTGGgatcttctcttcgccgAAGGGCTCCGATCCGAGCTGATTGACTTCGTGTGTGTGGCTATGCTACTCCGAGTCCGTTGGGAGT TACTGAGCTCTGATTCATCGAGTGCTTTAACTACATTGCTTCGTTATCCCTCACCGCACCCTCATGCTCCACTGAGCTTCGTTCATGATGGTTTGTACTTGGAACAGAATCCCACGGCTGAGAGAGGATCATTTATCATTTCCAAGTACTCGGGGAAGCCTCCCGAGCTATTGAGAATGTCCGACTCGGCACACAGATTCCGCCCAGGTCGGAGGTTCCAGTTCCGCGGTGATGTTAGGGGCAACAGTGGGACAAGCTCCCCTACAACATCATCGGCAAGAGACAGTCCGTTGAGTATCGAAGCTCTCCTACAGGACGTGTCAGAGGGCATACAGCGACGGACAGAGATATGGGGTGTGGCAAAGGCTGTACGCGGAGCCGTCAGtgaggcgaagaagaatatgcaGTCAATGCAATCGGAGCAAGTCTCACGGCTGGCGAGCACCCGGAACTCGGTACCCAGTACGACTTCATATCGGGAACCCGAGGCCACAACCCAATTGAAGTCCAGGATTGAAGGTATCTGGGAGAGAAACCGAGGTCTTGCCAAGTCACTGGGCGAAGCAGTGAATGAAATTCGCTCACAATTGGCGGATAGTGTGACTCTGAATGCGGATACTGCAAAGTCCGTGGAACAAGCTCTTACAAAGGTTGAATCCGTACAGACTACACTCGAGACCCGCTACTCGGATGCGAATATAACGCAGAATTCCCCCGGCGTTGAAGAACCAACAAATAGAACAAAACAGTCCGACAACTCAGCAACTGCTGATGGGGGCTCTACGAGCTTAGAAAACGACAAGCCTCCGCGCGCCTCGTTTGATTCCAGCGTAATCAACACCCCTGGTTCCAGGTCTCCCATCGAGAGCGATACTGGGCAACGCAACATTTTATCCCCAAAACCTGTGAACAAGGCCAGGCCTCTACGAAACCCTGCCCGACCATTGTTGGCAAACTCTGAATTCGCGTGGATGCTGGGTGGCGATCGCCAACTTTCTAGTTTTGTTAGCCCTGCATCAGTCCCGCCAGAACAGTCGAGGCATGTTGAACCGCGAGCTAAACAGGGTACCCTCTTTGGCAATGGCGAAGTTGAGCAGAAGCCCAACCCTGAACCCGATGGACTAGCGATGAAGAGTTTAAGAGGCACCAAAGGTTCAGG GAATGAGGCCAAGCTAATGCTGTTGGACTCTATTAGATTCTTCTTCCGACCGAGGGTCACTATGGCTTCGCAAGGAATTTACACTTGA
- a CDS encoding serine/threonine-protein kinase (transcript_id=CADANIAT00005902), which produces MGAASYNPDGEPSPLSSPLGRLSESPEDESFMTPLSDDQTNSSKYSVENTSAGFDVLPRSPLLEQHEHGLGPSGLDRIRSQPPSRVFTLPNMSTSSIGALSPRTLSPSPRSLSSSRANSMAVSSSQDINTLEDLHRFPSESLHSFSFAQQSEELLHTRQNILKRSIDFMRDRFKWGPGSTTGVASPPNRMRGDTDTQAMVDLMSQSSIFGASFGPMTGPADLGSDNVFDRTFTDLQRPLPEAKDFGQPPSQLPAQPHLTSSQQLPHERRGLKSAPASRRVSLKRTFTDVSSAIPQRQLIEPLAQPYPTADPFSPLGTPIIGSVFPTPALHTHSSKWNPVSQAVFRTESKAPWTILAANDLSCLVFGVTQAEVRKLSILEVVQEDRRQWLESKLRNPTTDAAAKARPSPDKSRMKPAVPKSMGMGNGVTAQLLSKPPSRARPSRRAQTDDGYGSSVYTARQLNHPATKSRGVLLCGDVVPIQKRNGAKGSASIWVMEKRGGLIWVLEEIQEDVAYIDCDESWNITAIRGAAGRIWGHGMTEIGQHLSKLLPQLPPSSLKAPAEKGLSEVADIKYFAASTSGPICTPVTVSKDERSRSLRVSSYPHVAGIMVLSSSSLKIVSSNSVFSSVLFGYERPEGLDITDLIPGFDDFLYVISEEENVPLVDGVVIPELSFRRARTLSMLRDGKANVASVFLEPAGITAKHRDGSTIAVDVQLRVVKSGSIFPKQREKKGDIEEEADDRPEGAVTVTELVYALWITYSRNIHSHGSPVRPPTPHEVSSSATSTPETPTSKPSPGTPTGPRITVPEGMKSRIPTSTLSQQLSEAASEPLTDKPVQLVPEVKPANNKEAPKKRSISDYVILEEMGQGAYGEVKLARLKKVPSKKVVLKYVTKKRILVDTWTRDRRLGTVPLEIHVLDYLRRDGLKHPNIVEMEGFFEDDINYYIEMLPHGLPGMDLFDYIELKTNMDEQECRNIFEQVVSAIHHLHTKALVVHRDIKDENVILDGEGRIKLIDFGSAAYIKNGPFDVFVGTIDYAAPEVLQGKSYRGKEQDIWALGILLYTIVYKENPFYNIDEILDHPLRVPFIPFSEDCIDLIRRMLDRDVDNRLTIGEVMEHPWMVDG; this is translated from the exons ATGGGGGCTGCTTCATATAATCCCGATG GCGAACCAAGTCCTTTATCGTCCCCGTTGGGACGATTGTCAGAATCTCCGGAGGACGAGTCTTTCATGACACCTCTTTCGGACGACCAAACCAACTCGTCAAAATACTCTGTGGAAAACACTTCAGCTGGGTTTGATGTCCTTCCAAG GTCCCCGCTCCTTGAGCAGCATGAACATGGACTTGGCCCATCCGGTCTAGATCGTATACGCTCCCAACCGCCGTCTCGGGTCTTTACACTTCCAAACATGTCCACCTCTTCTATTGGCGCGTTGAGTCCCCGAACCCTCTCCCCTTCACCGCGATCTCTTTCATCATCGAGAGCCAACTCAATGGCTGTTTCGTCTAGCCAAGATATAAATACGCTGGAAGATCTTCATCGGTTTCCCTCCGAATCATTacattctttttcttttgcgcAACAATCTGAGGAGCTATTACACACTCGCCAGAACATCCTGAAGAGATCTATAGACTTTATGCGCGACCGCTTCAAATGGGGCCCCGGTAGCACGACGGGGGTCGCCAGCCCCCCGAACCGTATGCGCGGCGATACGGACACGCAGGCGATGGTGGATCTTATGTCCCAGTCCAGCATCTTCGGGGCTTCGTTCGGACCCATGACCGGACCTGCCGATTTGGGAAGCGACAATGTTTTTGACAGAACATTTACCGATCTTCAGCGACCACTGCCAGAAGCCAAGGACTTCGGGCAGCCGCCATCGCAACTCCCAGCGCAACCTCATTTAACCTCCAGTCAGCAACTACCTCACGAAAGAAGAGGGTTAAAGTCCGCTCCTGCATCCAGGCGCGTAAGCTTAAAACGTACATTCACGGACGTCAGTTCTGCTATACCTCAGCGTCAACTGATAGAACCTCTAGCACAACCATATCCGACAGCAGACCCCTTTTCCCCGCTAGGTACCCCGATCATTGGCTCTGTTTTTCCAACTCCAGCCTTGCACACCCATAGCAGCAAATGGAACCCTGTCTCACAGGCCGTTTTCCGAACTGAATCCAAGGCACCCTGGACCATCTTAGCGGCGAATGACTTATCATGTCTCGTATTTGGCGTTACACAGGCTGAAGTCCGCAAGCTGAGTATCTTAGAGGTCGTACAAGAGGATCGACGGCAATGGCTCGAGTCAAAACTGCGAAATCCCACCACCGATGCTGCAGCCAAAGCTCGGCCGTCACCAGATAAGTCACGTATGAAACCCGCTGTCCCGAAGTCCATGGGCATGGGTAATGGTGTCACAGCACAGCTGCTCAGTAAACCTCCTTCTCGGGCCCGACCTTCAAGGAGAGCTCAAACCGATGACGGCTATGGATCGAGTGTCTATACTGCAAGACAACTTAACCACCCGGCAACCAAATCGCGCGGTGTTTTATTATGTGGTGATGTAGTTCCCATCCAAAAGCGCAATGGTGCGAAGGGTTCTGCAAGCATCTGGGTTATGGAAAAACGTGGTGGTTTGATCTGGGTTCTAGAGGAAATTCAGGAAGATGTCGCTTACATTGACTGCGACGAGTCTTGGAATATTACCGCCATCCGTGGGGCTGCTGGTAGAATTTGGGGCCATGGGATGACCGAGATTGGTCAACATCTCTCgaaacttcttcctcaactgccTCCAAGCAGCTTGAAGGCGCCGGCGGAGAAAGGCCTTAGCGAGGTTGCCGATATTAAGTACTTCGCAGCGTCTACTTCTGGGCCAATCTGCACACCGGTCACGGTTTCTAAAGACGAGCGCTCTCGCTCTTTGCGAGTATCTAGCTACCCTCACGTCGCCGGCATCATGGTCTTGTCGTCCTCGAGCCTAAAGATCGTTAGCTCAAACTCGGTCTTCTCCTCAGTATTATTTGGCTATGAGCGGCCGGAGGGACTTGACATAACGGACCTCATACCCGGGTTTGACGACTTTCTATACGTGATctcggaggaagagaatgtgCCTCTAGTAGACGGCGTCGTTATTCCGGAGCTCAGTTTCCGAAGAGCACGGACCCTTTCCATGTTACGGGACGGCAAAGCGAATGTCGCGTCGGTCTTCCTGGAACCTGCTGGTATTACGGCCAAACATCGCGACGGATCAACAATTGCTGTGGATGTTCAGTTACGCGTCGTGAAGAGCGGGTCAATATTCCCAAAGCAACGCGAGAAGAAAGGCgatattgaggaggaggctgacGATAGGCCCGAAGGTGCCGTCACAGTAACGGAGCTTGTGTACGCTCTATGGATCACCTATTCAAGAAATATCCACTCTCATGGTTCGCCGGTGCGGCCTCCTACACCGCACGAAGTATCTTCATCGGCAACAAGCACGCCTGAAACCCCAACTTCTAAGCCGTCTCCAGGGACGCCCACTGGTCCTCGAATTACCGTACCGGAGGGCATGAAATCGAGGATACCAACGTCAACTTTGAGCCAGCAGCTTAGCGAGGCAGCGTCGGAGCCGCTCACCGACAAACCTGTCCAGCTGGTGCCGGAGGTGAAGCCAGCTAATAACAAGGAGGCTCCAAAGAAGCGTTCCATTTCGGATTATGTTATTCTTGAGGAAATGGGTCAAGGGGCGTATGGTGAAGTCAAACTTGCTCGCCTCAAAAAGGTGCCCTCCAAGAAAGTCGTGCTCAAATACGTGACTAAGAAGAGGATTCTGGTTGACACATGGACCCGTGACCGTCGCCTCGGGACCGTTCCATTGGAGATTCATGTCCTAGATTATCTACGGCGAGATGGCTTGAAACATCCGAACATTGTGGAAATGGAAGGATTCTTCGAAGACGACATCAACTACTACATTGAAATGTTACCGCACGGGCTTCCGGGAATGGACCTCTTTGATTATATCGAACTGAAGACCAACATGGATGAACAGGAGTGCCGAAATATTTTCGAGCAGGTCGTCAGCGCCATCCATCACCTGCACACGAAAGCTTTGGTTGTCCACCGTGACATCAAGGATGAGAACGTGATCTTGGACGGTGAGGGGAGGATTAAGCTAATTGATTTCGGTAGCGCGGCCTATATCAAGAACGGGCCGTTCGATGTCTTTGTAGGAACGATTG ATTATGCCGCACCTGAAGTCCTGCAAGGGAAGTCATACCGAGGCAAAGAGCAAGATATATGGGCGCTTGGTATCCTGCTGTATACGATTGTCTACAAAGAGAACCCATTTTACAACATCGATGAGATCCTGGACCATCCTCTTCGAGTCCCTTTCATACCATTCTCGGAGGATTGTATCGACCTGATCAGGAGGATGCTTGACCGAGATGTGGACAACCGCTTGACGATCGGCGAAGTTATGGAGCACCCATGGATGGTTGACGGCTGA
- a CDS encoding F-box domain protein (transcript_id=CADANIAT00005903) — MATVDPEIVPFPEAPTSASPSSSADQIPLQQAQKVKGRHRLLQGLQRFSSSPSLTRRNRSRSASTTYRQNGASLSCVSLSQSAYAPCSSNGSATQLYGGLNIRPTTPGPTGSHAADDQEGNARIRFVADTINGPQPKKIALPTEMRPGSRGAVLEDTALIAKPKQFDFWGKMPNELGMLIFSYLTPKEIIRCSTVCKWWHRMCYDGQLWTVIDTTDYYSDISCDALMKLIMSGGPFIKDLNLRGCVQLRERWENEIDEITAVCRNVVNFSLEGSRMDKYPVHSFIGRNQRLQYVNLAGLDSVTNATMKIIAKSCHQLRTLNVSWCTNVTATGLKRVVKACPILADLLASEILGFDEVELSSELFKRNTLERLDISRTDITDESLKVLMHGIDPEIDILEERAIVPPRRLKHLDLHQCSELTDDGVKTLAHNVPHLVGLQLSGCPELTDNSIVPVIQTVPHLTHLELEELEHLSNRTLLELAKSPCAPFIEHINISSCESLSDPGMLQVMKSCPSLRFVEMDNTRISDLTLSEASYRVRKRGYDETLPQIGLRIVAFDCPNVTWVGVRDILAGNAYIPRQYKVPVPEAVSVINQALNSSKTSGSASEPLKPMISSSITPPPPPTVYPNHIIQLKCFYGWQATVEEHTKRVLRGDLAAANRLEKKWFDYMVATEEAGLGGAGARRRRRRAREAERIYNEDDEEEPYFGLLGGRRRARSGGSCVVM, encoded by the coding sequence ATGGCGACAGTAGACCCTGAGATCGTGCCTTTCCCTGAGGCTCCCACTTCAGCGAGCCCAAGCTCATCGGCAGACCAAATCCCACTCCAGCAGGCCCAGAAAGTGAAAGGGCGACATAGGCTCCTGCAGGGTCTCCAGCGCTTTTCCTCCAGTCCGTCGTTGACCCGGCGCAATCGATCTCGATCGGCGTCCACCACCTACCGTCAGAATGGGGCTTCGTTGTCCTGTGTCTCGCTCTCTCAGTCAGCGTATGCTCCCTGCTCGAGCAATGGAAGCGCAACACAGCTCTACGGTGGTTTGAACATCCGTCCTACAACCCCGGGGCCCACTGGATCGCATGCGGCAGATGATCAGGAAGGCAATGCGCGTATTCGGTTTGTCGCGGACACCATCAACGGGCCGCAGCCTAAAAAAATTGCGCTGCCCACTGAAATGAGGCCTGGATCTCGGGGTGCTGTGCTTGAAGACACTGCTCtcattgcaaagccaaagcagtTCGATTTCTGGGGCAAGATGCCTAATGAGCTCGGGATGCTGATATTCAGCTATCTCACTCCAAAAGAGATTATTCGCTGCTCGACGGTTTGCAAATGGTGGCACAGAATGTGCTATGATGGGCAGCTGTGGACTGTAATTGACACCACGGACTACTACAGCGACATATCATGCGACGCGCTCATGAAGCTCATTATGTCTGGTGGTCCTTTCATAAAAGATTTGAACCTTCGGGGATGTGTCCAGTTGCGAGAGAGGTGGGAGAACGAAATCGATGAGATCACGGCCGTGTGTCGGAATGTCGTGAATTTCTCTTTGGAAGGAAGCCGTATGGACAAATATCCTGTCCACTCTTTTATTGGGCGGAACCAGCGACTGCAGTACGTCAACCTGGCGGGCCTAGACAGTGTGACGAATGCAACGATGAAAATCATAGCGAAGTCATGTCACCAGCTACGGACTCTAAATGTCTCGTGGTGCACGAACGTTACTGCCACAGGCCTAAAACGAGTTGTAAAGGCTTGCCCTATATTGGCAGATCTTCTGGCCAGCGAAATCCTTGGGTTCGACGAAGTGGAACTTTCCTCGGAGCTATTCAAGCGGAATACACTGGAGCGTCTGGACATTAGCCGGACGGATATCACCGATGAGAGTTTGAAAGTACTTATGCACGGCATCGACCCGGAAATAGACATACTGGAAGAGCGCGCTATCGTTCCGCCTCGACGGCTTAAGCACTTAGATCTCCACCAGTGTTCTGAGCTTACGGACGACGGTGTGAAGACTCTTGCGCATAACGTTCCCCATCTTGTAGGGCTCCAGCTCTCGGGTTGCCCTGAGCTGACCGATAATTCCATTGTGCCCGTTATCCAGACAGTGCCACATCTCACCCAtctggagctcgaggagctggagcacctcagcaacaggacgcttcttgagcttgcAAAATCTCCATGTGCTCCCTTCATCGAACACATTAACATCAGCTCCTGCGAATCTTTGAGTGACCCAGGAATGCTCCAGGTGATGAAAAGCTGCCCGTCACTTCGATTCGTCGAGATGGACAACACTCGCATCTCGGACTTGACGTTATCGGAAGCCAGCTACCGCGTTCGCAAGCGAGGCTATGACGAAACCCTTCCTCAGATTGGCCTGCGCATTGTTGCCTTTGACTGCCCAAACGTAACCTGGGTCGGCGTAAGGGATATCTTAGCGGGAAACGCCTATATTCCGCGTCAATATAAAGTCCCAGTTCCTGAAGCGGTATCCGTCATCAACCAAGCTCTAAACTCTAGCAAAACTTCTGGATCAGCATCCGAACCCTTAAAGCCAATGATCTCGTCTTCGATCACACCACCGCCCCCACCCACCGTTTATCCGAACCACATCATCCAGCTGAAGTGCTTCTATGGCTGGCAAGCGACCGTGGAGGAACATACCAAGCGCGTTCTGCGCGGCGACCTAGCGGCCGCCAACCGTCTTGAGAAGAAGTGGTTCGATTACATGGTTGCTACCGAAGAAGCAGGTCTTGGTGGTGCTGGCGCGAGAAGACGACGGCGGAGAGCGCGTGAGGCAGAACGCATCTAtaacgaggatgacgaggaagagccGTATTTCGGATTGCTGGGGGGCAGACGACGAGCACGCAGCGGCGGGAGCTGTGTGGTCATGTAA
- a CDS encoding protein efg1 (transcript_id=CADANIAT00005904), producing the protein MPKDFKPPRTPRKTPYPDRPHKSKSKSQPDREEKQHPSVNELKRRIRDVKRLLAKPDLSADKRVIQERALAGYEKELADEERRRERSRMIKKYHFVRFLDRKTATKEVKRLTRKRDELAKNSDIDEATKQKKLEQLNVRLHTANVNLNYTIYYPLTEKYISIYAEKKKKNEGQNEDEDVQMEGGPTQEEEIVTAATTAQKKAMLQTVEKCMQDGTLDLLREGKLNLNADSVTEGGTKTETKSKPKSKPSSKDTGVKTVGGKENAKPRTKTSDSKRGKSAKHTAPAPAESDSESDGGFFEI; encoded by the exons ATGCCAAAAGACTTCAAACCACCCCGAACTCCCCGCAAAACACCTTACCCAGACCGACCTCACAAATCGAAATCAAAGTCTCAACCAGACCgcgaagaaaagcaacatcCCTCCGTTAATGAGCTCAAGCGCCGCATCCGCGACGTCAAGCGTCTCCTCGCGAAACCTGACTTGTCCGCCGATAAGCGTGTTATTCAGGAGCGGGCGCTGGCCGGGTATGAGAAGGAATTGGCGGATGAGGAGAGGCGGCGTGAGAGGTCGCGGATGATTAAGAAATATCATTTCGTCAGATTTTTGG ACCGCAAAACAGCAACGAAGGAAGTCAAGAGACTCACCAGGAAAAGAGACGAGCTAGCCAAGAATAGTGACATCGATGAAGCaacgaagcagaagaagctagAGCAACTGAATGTGCGACTGCATACGGCAAACGTGAATCTCAATTACACTATCTACTACCCGCTGACGGAAAAGTATATCTCGATTTATgcggagaaaaagaagaagaacgaaggtcagaatgaggatgaagatgtgcAGATGGAGGGGGGGCCAAcccaggaggaggagattgtgaCCGCTGCTACCACGGCCCAGAAGAAAGCCATGCTGCAAACTGTCGAGAAATGCATGCAAGATGGAACGCTTGATCTGCTTCGGGAAGGCAAATTGAATTTAAACGCTGACAGCGTAACTGAAGGTGGAACGAAGACGGAGACAAAGTCGAAACCAAAATCGAAACCATCGTCGAAGGATACCGGCGTTAAGACAGTCGGTGGCAAGGAAAATGCGAAACCAAGGACCAAGACGTCCGATAgcaagagagggaagagCGCGAAACACACCgctccagcgccagctgaGAGCGATAGCGAAAGCGATGGTGGGTTCTTCGAGATCTAG